From Butyricimonas paravirosa, one genomic window encodes:
- a CDS encoding DEAD/DEAH box helicase — translation MESREILEQKYQALPPEIKYIVELLAYSCCPISKSTLERLELPFEKSKSKRRAIILSLKDYPEIIWPSKNILDSYYVLEPHLSLHLLLQLDKQKRDFKKEICDTNFWNGANYLGKRVRDTLLKYYYTQTPFSYLSVANQNIHAKFLLDAALDMPEFSGIEHFFPITKFLETFEAEVDMMDETLEFPPNFEHTYQRTISFIGHNPPYLEKLEKTFARINALLPGDLSRIPGENAVNAEGYYLQGMYHLYKEDYPLAIKHFEAGMKLAKTDIPQWPFYNYGYAIALMLDKSEQSNKRIAVLSKKKSMQEEEAFPAALLFMIHKNTPAEELHDTIRLRDIMFSTSLVRLLVHTILQHHDLALSSFGTNKHLFVPELQKNGWDLLLLETSAPYPELQGTRVELEKKLGITPLISRIKVIPEWEKTLELLLPSKREKTVGTKSTSRIVYLIDPKYHHVQPTLQQSKDGITWSAGRNIALKRYSDRSLQDMSEVDEKIARLVKQSYSYNGPNYYLNDMEAIACLTGYPLVFLASNPRIPVEIVEEKPELVIRQQADGFTITSNAGAPDSTILITWETQTRAKVIHMTTEQYTIISTLQRVKTFPPEAKERLLELIKHLNGNIVVHSDLIGDQEQLPTIKGDSRIVVQLLPIGDSLRAELFCKPFGEVPPYCKPGKGAKSVTGIVNEEKSLATRDLDEEKRFKDAVLADVERLSDDYDGDAYVLHSPESCLNLLETLKHRDEIASIEWPEGVRYRIKHYITGDNLHLSLTGRNQWFDLEGELRVGEETIMTISELLQACRHSKGRFIPIGDKEYLSLTQTLKRRLEELESMSVEENNRFRIQQFASPVFDNWEEEGIQLTTDKRFKDLQKKIEKASRLKPEIPVTLKADLREYQKDGFEWMARLEAWGAGGCLADDMGLGKTVQAITMLLHVARKGPSLVICPASVLPNWEHELRRFAPTLNVYRLNSATERQQTITAMQPGDVLLATYGMLVSEEKGLTGRPWQMIVLDEAHAIKNRTTKMSKAAMKLQADFRLILTGTPIQNHLGELWNLFQFINPGLLGSLEHFTERYVQPITQLKDKSCQNQLKRLLSPFLLRRTKNAVLDELPPKTEIIRDVELSEAEMAQYELLRREAEMTLADATNGDQLKIIAEITRLRLAACNINLVNKAFTTQASKVETFLNIVNELKANNHRALVFSQFTSHLALIRQALDQTGISYLYLDGSTPIRQREQLVAQFQEGTSLLFLISLKAGGLGLNLTAADFVIHMDPWWNPAVEDQASDRTYRIGQTRPVTIYRLIAKGTIEEKIIRLHHTKKDLADSLLEGTDLSHKLTREEILELLRQE, via the coding sequence ATGGAATCACGCGAAATCCTTGAACAAAAATACCAAGCTTTACCACCCGAGATCAAATATATCGTGGAATTACTAGCCTATTCCTGTTGTCCTATTTCCAAAAGTACACTGGAACGGCTTGAATTACCTTTCGAAAAATCCAAATCAAAACGCCGAGCAATCATCCTCTCGTTAAAAGATTATCCCGAGATTATCTGGCCTAGCAAAAATATACTAGACTCCTACTACGTGCTGGAACCTCACCTTTCCCTTCACCTCTTGCTTCAGCTAGACAAACAGAAGCGAGATTTTAAAAAGGAAATTTGCGATACCAATTTTTGGAACGGGGCGAATTACCTTGGTAAGCGGGTCCGAGACACGTTATTAAAATACTATTATACCCAAACGCCCTTCAGCTATCTTTCCGTCGCAAACCAAAATATTCACGCCAAATTCTTGCTGGATGCGGCATTGGACATGCCGGAATTTAGCGGAATTGAACATTTTTTCCCGATAACAAAGTTCCTGGAAACCTTCGAAGCAGAAGTCGACATGATGGATGAAACGTTAGAGTTTCCTCCAAATTTCGAACACACGTATCAACGCACGATTTCATTCATCGGGCATAACCCGCCATATCTAGAAAAACTGGAAAAAACGTTTGCCAGAATCAACGCCCTGTTACCCGGTGACTTAAGTCGTATCCCGGGAGAAAACGCGGTAAATGCCGAGGGATATTATTTACAAGGGATGTACCATCTGTATAAAGAAGACTACCCGCTAGCGATCAAACACTTCGAGGCCGGCATGAAACTCGCGAAGACGGATATACCACAGTGGCCTTTCTACAACTACGGGTACGCCATAGCACTCATGCTGGATAAATCGGAGCAAAGCAACAAACGCATAGCCGTGTTGAGTAAGAAAAAATCCATGCAGGAGGAAGAAGCTTTCCCGGCCGCATTATTATTCATGATACATAAAAACACTCCGGCAGAGGAACTGCACGACACGATTCGGTTACGAGACATCATGTTCTCAACATCTCTCGTCCGGTTGTTAGTACATACGATTCTCCAGCATCACGATCTAGCACTCTCGTCCTTTGGCACAAACAAACATTTATTTGTCCCAGAATTGCAGAAGAACGGGTGGGATCTGCTCTTACTGGAAACTTCCGCACCCTATCCCGAATTGCAGGGAACTCGGGTAGAATTAGAAAAAAAGTTGGGCATCACCCCTTTAATCAGCAGGATCAAAGTCATTCCGGAATGGGAAAAAACGCTGGAGTTATTGCTTCCCTCGAAAAGGGAAAAAACGGTCGGCACGAAAAGCACTTCGCGAATCGTCTATCTTATCGATCCCAAATATCACCACGTACAACCGACGTTACAACAATCCAAAGATGGAATCACATGGAGCGCGGGAAGGAATATCGCTTTAAAACGATATAGTGATAGGAGTCTCCAAGACATGAGCGAAGTGGATGAAAAAATCGCCCGACTCGTGAAACAAAGCTACTCTTACAATGGCCCCAACTACTATTTAAATGACATGGAAGCCATCGCCTGCCTCACGGGTTACCCGCTGGTGTTCCTCGCTTCCAACCCTCGTATCCCCGTGGAGATCGTGGAAGAAAAGCCGGAACTCGTCATTCGCCAGCAAGCCGACGGGTTCACGATCACGAGCAACGCGGGAGCCCCCGACTCGACCATACTGATCACGTGGGAAACCCAGACACGGGCGAAAGTAATTCACATGACAACGGAACAATACACGATCATCAGCACGCTCCAACGCGTGAAAACTTTCCCGCCAGAGGCTAAAGAACGTCTTTTGGAATTAATCAAGCATCTGAACGGAAATATTGTCGTACATTCCGATCTGATCGGTGATCAAGAACAACTCCCGACAATCAAGGGAGACAGTCGTATCGTCGTGCAACTCCTCCCGATTGGCGATTCCCTGCGGGCTGAACTTTTCTGTAAACCTTTCGGGGAAGTTCCTCCATATTGTAAGCCGGGGAAAGGGGCTAAAAGTGTCACGGGGATCGTGAACGAGGAAAAAAGCCTCGCCACCCGGGACCTTGATGAAGAAAAGAGATTCAAGGATGCCGTTTTAGCGGACGTGGAAAGATTATCGGATGACTACGACGGGGACGCTTACGTGCTCCACTCACCGGAAAGTTGTCTGAACCTACTGGAAACGCTAAAACACCGCGACGAGATAGCTTCCATCGAATGGCCGGAAGGCGTTCGCTACCGGATAAAGCATTACATCACGGGGGATAATTTACATCTCTCGCTCACCGGACGCAACCAATGGTTTGATCTTGAGGGAGAACTGCGTGTCGGGGAAGAGACAATCATGACGATCAGCGAGTTGCTGCAAGCCTGTCGCCATAGCAAGGGACGTTTCATTCCCATCGGGGACAAGGAGTATCTCTCGCTCACGCAAACCCTGAAGAGACGTTTGGAAGAACTGGAATCCATGTCTGTCGAGGAAAACAACCGTTTCCGGATACAACAATTCGCCTCTCCTGTTTTTGACAACTGGGAAGAAGAAGGAATTCAATTAACCACGGATAAACGGTTCAAGGATTTACAGAAAAAGATCGAGAAGGCCTCCCGCTTAAAACCAGAAATTCCCGTTACGCTGAAGGCCGACCTGCGGGAATACCAGAAAGACGGGTTCGAATGGATGGCCCGCCTCGAAGCCTGGGGAGCCGGAGGATGCCTCGCGGACGATATGGGACTGGGGAAAACGGTTCAAGCCATCACCATGTTGCTACACGTTGCCCGTAAAGGCCCTTCACTCGTCATCTGCCCCGCCTCCGTGTTACCCAACTGGGAACATGAATTACGACGATTTGCCCCCACGTTGAATGTCTACCGACTAAACTCGGCCACCGAAAGACAACAAACCATTACCGCCATGCAACCGGGCGACGTGTTGCTGGCTACATACGGAATGCTTGTCTCGGAAGAAAAGGGGTTGACAGGGAGACCGTGGCAAATGATCGTCTTGGATGAAGCCCACGCGATCAAGAACCGAACAACCAAAATGTCAAAGGCGGCCATGAAGCTACAAGCTGATTTCCGTTTGATTCTTACCGGAACGCCCATTCAGAACCATCTCGGGGAGCTATGGAACCTATTTCAATTTATCAACCCGGGACTACTCGGCAGTCTCGAACATTTCACGGAACGCTACGTGCAGCCCATCACTCAACTAAAAGATAAATCCTGCCAGAATCAACTGAAACGTTTGTTGTCCCCCTTCCTATTACGACGTACGAAGAATGCCGTTCTAGACGAATTACCCCCGAAAACGGAGATCATCCGGGACGTGGAACTCAGCGAAGCGGAAATGGCCCAGTACGAGTTGTTACGCCGAGAGGCGGAAATGACACTGGCAGACGCTACAAACGGGGACCAACTAAAGATTATTGCGGAAATCACTCGCCTACGGTTAGCCGCCTGTAACATAAACTTAGTCAACAAAGCCTTCACCACGCAGGCCTCCAAGGTGGAAACCTTTTTAAACATCGTCAACGAACTCAAGGCAAACAATCACCGGGCACTCGTGTTCAGCCAGTTCACCTCCCACTTGGCACTTATCCGCCAAGCGCTTGACCAAACGGGTATTTCCTATTTATACTTGGATGGTAGTACGCCTATCCGTCAGCGGGAGCAACTCGTGGCTCAATTCCAAGAGGGAACATCCCTACTGTTTCTCATCAGCCTCAAAGCGGGAGGATTGGGACTGAATCTCACGGCAGCCGACTTCGTGATCCACATGGACCCGTGGTGGAACCCCGCCGTCGAAGATCAAGCCTCAGACCGGACTTACCGAATCGGCCAAACCCGCCCGGTAACGATCTACCGCCTGATTGCCAAGGGTACCATCGAAGAGAAAATCATCCGTCTGCATCACACGAAAAAAGATCTCGCCGATTCCTTACTCGAAGGTACGGATCTTTCACACAAGCTGACACGGGAAGAGATTCTGGAGCTGTTGAGGCAGGAGTAG
- a CDS encoding TlpA disulfide reductase family protein, which yields MKRIVLIGFICLFCGIQQMMGQTDSYTVKGKLSGMSEDIKIIVLDRQGGNSKFDTLKVENGEFVYSGKADQRQQLTFMRLSQKEQEASRAKWKGKRGMILSGKFDLTFFVSPGAQIEIQGDQKDFPFVEVVSEDEFNQGMMELQRLNLKELKEINVLHDALNDAVLADDSVAKMDVFEQQNAWRARISQRTTEWITSHPNREYAMWLYLNSGLTSKTAGELKQQYDRFSNEVQQSEAGKKLAELIRVRTALAPGAPAPDFTLKNIYTGEDIHLADYRGKYVLLDFWASWCVPCRKSHPHLIQINQKYKGENFVLLGIASDRKDEVIKKAAQEDKIDWPQMNIYEKRDQQKQLNEMYDISAIPTKILIDPEGKIVVKYVGDSAGLDQELEKIFKK from the coding sequence ATGAAAAGAATAGTATTGATCGGATTCATTTGCTTGTTTTGTGGAATACAGCAAATGATGGGGCAGACGGATAGTTACACGGTGAAAGGGAAATTATCCGGGATGAGTGAAGATATAAAAATTATCGTTTTGGACAGGCAGGGTGGAAATTCCAAGTTTGATACCTTGAAAGTGGAGAACGGTGAGTTCGTGTACTCCGGGAAAGCGGATCAACGACAACAACTGACGTTTATGCGTTTATCCCAAAAAGAGCAGGAAGCAAGTCGGGCAAAATGGAAAGGGAAAAGGGGAATGATTTTGTCCGGGAAGTTTGATTTGACCTTTTTTGTCAGCCCCGGGGCCCAAATTGAGATTCAAGGTGACCAGAAAGATTTTCCTTTCGTGGAGGTGGTAAGCGAGGATGAATTTAACCAAGGGATGATGGAATTACAACGTCTGAATCTGAAAGAGCTGAAAGAGATAAATGTTTTACACGATGCGTTGAATGATGCCGTGTTGGCCGATGATTCGGTGGCCAAGATGGATGTTTTCGAGCAACAAAATGCTTGGCGGGCACGAATTTCTCAACGTACAACGGAGTGGATTACTTCTCACCCGAATCGGGAATACGCTATGTGGTTATACTTGAATTCCGGTTTGACCAGTAAGACTGCGGGGGAATTGAAACAACAATATGATCGGTTTTCAAACGAGGTGCAACAATCTGAAGCCGGAAAGAAACTCGCGGAATTGATTCGGGTTAGAACGGCTTTGGCTCCCGGAGCTCCGGCTCCTGATTTCACGTTGAAGAATATTTACACGGGCGAAGATATTCATTTGGCAGATTACAGGGGAAAATACGTGTTATTGGATTTCTGGGCCTCTTGGTGTGTACCTTGTCGGAAAAGTCATCCCCATCTGATTCAAATTAATCAAAAATACAAGGGTGAAAATTTTGTTCTTCTGGGAATTGCTTCGGATCGTAAGGATGAGGTCATTAAAAAAGCTGCCCAAGAAGATAAAATAGACTGGCCACAAATGAATATTTACGAAAAACGGGACCAGCAAAAACAACTCAACGAGATGTATGATATTTCAGCAATTCCGACTAAAATTTTGATTGATCCGGAGGGAAAGATCGTGGTGAAATATGTTGGAGACTCGGCCGGGCTTGATCAAGAATTAGAAAAGATATTCAAAAAATAG
- a CDS encoding lysophospholipid acyltransferase family protein, translated as MKLFVNVCSYLGYGMLWVASFLPLPVMYLVTDVLFVILFYGVRYRRKIVDMNLRNSFPEKSEEERRQIARKYYRHLCDTFAEFYKLWHISEKELKKRCVMVNMDVPHRYFEQGRSVIAFSGHYGNWEMMYSYKLWEKDIELIPIYKPIHNKVFDRMTCKIRGRFGATPLAKADTLRVMLKNQQEGKITMTGFIGDQTPNKHSLNFWTRFLNQDTAVLEGTEKIARKLNQPVVFVNMRKVKRGYYHAEFYDLCSDPKSLEPGELTRMHIQMLERFIREEPAYWLWSHRRWKHKRVVVA; from the coding sequence ATGAAATTATTTGTAAATGTATGTTCGTATTTGGGATATGGAATGTTGTGGGTGGCTAGTTTTTTACCTCTGCCCGTGATGTATTTGGTGACGGATGTGTTGTTCGTTATTTTGTTTTATGGTGTTCGGTATCGTCGGAAGATTGTCGATATGAATTTACGGAATTCTTTTCCGGAGAAGAGCGAAGAGGAACGGAGGCAGATTGCCCGGAAGTACTACCGCCATTTGTGTGATACTTTTGCCGAGTTTTATAAATTGTGGCATATCTCGGAGAAAGAGCTAAAAAAACGTTGTGTCATGGTGAATATGGATGTACCACACCGCTATTTTGAACAAGGACGTAGCGTGATCGCTTTTTCCGGCCACTATGGGAACTGGGAGATGATGTATTCATACAAGTTGTGGGAGAAGGATATAGAGTTGATCCCGATTTATAAACCGATACATAATAAGGTCTTTGACCGGATGACTTGTAAGATTAGAGGCCGTTTCGGGGCGACGCCTTTAGCTAAAGCGGATACGCTACGGGTTATGTTGAAGAATCAGCAAGAGGGGAAGATTACGATGACCGGGTTTATCGGAGACCAGACTCCTAATAAACATTCTCTTAATTTCTGGACTCGTTTCCTGAATCAAGATACGGCCGTGTTGGAGGGTACGGAAAAGATCGCCCGAAAGTTGAATCAGCCGGTGGTTTTCGTGAATATGCGTAAAGTGAAACGAGGTTATTATCATGCCGAGTTTTACGACCTGTGTTCTGATCCGAAAAGTCTGGAACCGGGGGAATTGACGCGAATGCATATTCAAATGCTGGAACGTTTTATCCGGGAGGAACCTGCTTATTGGTTGTGGTCACACCGGCGGTGGAAACATAAGAGGGTGGTTGTAGCATAA
- a CDS encoding GGGtGRT protein, whose product MALFESYDRRINQINAVLNNYGIKDIEEAKAICDAKGIDPYKMCKDIQPIAFENAAWAYVVGAAIAIKKGCKKAAEAAEAIGEGLQSFCIPGSVAADRKVGLGHGNLAAMLLREETKCFAFLAGHESFAAAEGAIGIAKSANKVRQQPLKVILNGLGKDAAMIISRINGFTYVQTEFNYYTGELKIVKEKAYSKGERAQVRCYGADDVREGVAIMRHEGVDVSITGNSTNPTRFQHPVAGTYKKECMETGRKYFSVASGGGTGRTLHPDNMAAGPASYGFTDTLGRMHGDAQFAGSSSVPAHVEMMGFLGMGNNPMVGATVAVAVSIEEAMK is encoded by the coding sequence ATGGCTTTATTTGAAAGTTACGACCGTCGGATTAATCAAATCAATGCGGTTCTAAATAATTACGGAATAAAAGACATCGAAGAGGCAAAGGCCATCTGTGATGCCAAGGGGATCGACCCGTACAAAATGTGTAAAGATATTCAACCCATAGCGTTCGAGAATGCAGCTTGGGCTTATGTAGTCGGTGCAGCTATCGCTATTAAAAAAGGATGCAAAAAAGCGGCTGAAGCCGCCGAAGCTATCGGAGAAGGGTTGCAGTCATTCTGTATCCCGGGATCTGTTGCCGCCGATCGTAAAGTGGGTTTAGGCCACGGAAACCTGGCAGCAATGTTGCTTCGTGAAGAAACCAAATGCTTTGCATTCCTTGCCGGCCATGAATCGTTCGCCGCGGCAGAAGGTGCAATCGGTATCGCAAAATCAGCAAACAAAGTACGTCAACAACCGTTGAAAGTAATCTTAAACGGTTTGGGTAAAGACGCTGCCATGATCATCTCCCGCATCAACGGCTTCACTTACGTGCAAACCGAATTCAACTACTACACCGGAGAACTGAAAATCGTGAAAGAAAAAGCATATTCTAAAGGCGAACGTGCCCAAGTAAGATGCTACGGGGCAGACGATGTTCGGGAAGGCGTAGCTATCATGCGTCACGAGGGAGTGGACGTTTCCATCACCGGAAACTCAACCAACCCGACTCGTTTCCAACATCCGGTTGCCGGAACCTACAAAAAAGAGTGTATGGAAACCGGAAGAAAATACTTCTCTGTTGCCTCTGGTGGTGGTACCGGACGTACCCTTCACCCGGACAACATGGCTGCTGGTCCTGCTAGTTACGGATTCACCGACACGCTTGGTCGTATGCATGGAGACGCACAGTTTGCAGGCTCTTCTTCTGTTCCCGCACACGTGGAGATGATGGGATTCCTTGGAATGGGTAACAACCCGATGGTTGGTGCTACCGTTGCTGTTGCTGTTTCTATCGAGGAAGCAATGAAATAG
- a CDS encoding iron-sulfur cluster assembly scaffold protein — protein MIYSHEVQHMCVVKKGPNHGPAPIPEEGKWVRSKEIKDISGLTHGIGWCAPQQGACKLTLNIKDGIIEEALIETIGCSGMTHSAAMASEILPGKTLLEALNTDLVCDAINTAMRELFLQIVYGRSQSAFSEGGLPIGASLEDLGKGMRSQVGTMFGTKAKGTRYLEMAEGYVTRMGLDEDGEVIGYEFIHLGKFTDMLKKGIDPKEAVEKATGSYGRFADAVKYIDPRQE, from the coding sequence ATGATTTACTCACATGAAGTACAACACATGTGTGTTGTGAAAAAAGGACCGAATCACGGTCCGGCACCCATCCCGGAAGAAGGGAAATGGGTTCGTTCCAAAGAGATCAAGGACATTTCAGGATTGACTCACGGTATCGGCTGGTGTGCCCCACAACAGGGAGCTTGTAAATTGACCTTGAACATCAAGGACGGGATTATCGAAGAAGCATTGATCGAGACGATCGGTTGCTCCGGAATGACCCACTCTGCGGCTATGGCCTCCGAGATTTTACCGGGCAAAACCTTACTGGAAGCCTTGAACACGGACCTTGTTTGCGATGCTATCAACACGGCCATGCGCGAACTCTTCCTGCAAATCGTTTACGGTCGCAGCCAAAGCGCTTTCTCGGAAGGCGGACTTCCCATCGGGGCCAGCCTCGAAGACTTGGGTAAAGGCATGAGAAGTCAAGTAGGAACCATGTTCGGAACCAAAGCCAAAGGTACCCGTTACCTCGAAATGGCCGAAGGTTATGTAACCCGCATGGGTCTTGATGAAGACGGAGAAGTCATCGGCTACGAATTCATCCACTTGGGTAAATTCACCGATATGTTGAAAAAAGGTATTGATCCCAAAGAAGCTGTCGAAAAAGCTACAGGATCATACGGTCGTTTCGCGGATGCAGTAAAATACATCGATCCGCGTCAAGAATAA
- a CDS encoding RagB/SusD family nutrient uptake outer membrane protein, translating into MKTRYNIFFLIWGLLLCGCDDFLDVKPKGKDIPEKIAHYDGLFNNTILSNLIFSKVNENGSITAQQSEIYFIYMTDELITDEASYTNMGRSARAAYTYDPDIFLEEDYSAEWSAAYQQIYLYNVIANGVMDAEDGTTQKKKELLAEARVGRAFMHFYLTQFFCKPYQEATAATDPGVPVVTKANSGETSFSRGTVKDVYDFVTKELEEACPDLPLQTQHRQRVYRAAGYFMLGKVYMAMGEYGKALKALEIAYEGTQNSSIILELFDYNQEIYNWGYTGASNKWGMSCTYPINLSEDNNELIYNKQVSILPITLFLYPPQVYVKPEYMALYSKNDHRAKFFSDKDYTGVTQWPYSKRVCRYMFTVCGDLPDLYLMLAECKARTGDETGARADLLTLREKRMPAAEAAIPASVNSKEKLIRFVLEERTREFMMSGMRWFDIRRLWNDPLFQDDKKNYTHKVGEQTYTLTEDRLTYRIPPKVMSFNSGWVDNN; encoded by the coding sequence ATGAAAACGAGATACAATATATTTTTTCTGATATGGGGGCTTTTGCTTTGCGGGTGTGATGATTTCCTCGATGTGAAGCCTAAAGGGAAGGATATTCCGGAAAAGATTGCTCATTATGACGGGTTGTTCAACAACACGATCCTGTCAAACCTGATCTTTTCAAAAGTAAATGAAAACGGTTCTATTACCGCACAGCAGTCCGAGATATATTTTATTTACATGACGGACGAATTGATCACGGATGAGGCTTCATACACTAATATGGGACGTTCGGCCCGGGCGGCATACACGTATGATCCGGATATATTCTTGGAAGAAGATTACAGTGCCGAGTGGAGTGCGGCCTATCAGCAGATTTATTTATACAATGTTATCGCCAACGGTGTGATGGATGCCGAGGACGGAACAACCCAAAAGAAAAAGGAGCTTTTGGCCGAGGCCAGGGTGGGACGTGCATTCATGCATTTTTATCTGACCCAATTCTTCTGTAAACCTTATCAAGAAGCGACGGCTGCAACTGATCCCGGTGTGCCTGTCGTGACAAAGGCTAATTCAGGGGAGACCTCTTTCTCCCGGGGAACGGTAAAAGACGTGTATGATTTTGTTACCAAAGAACTGGAAGAAGCTTGTCCTGATTTACCGTTACAGACTCAACATCGTCAGCGGGTGTATCGTGCCGCCGGTTATTTCATGTTAGGTAAAGTGTATATGGCAATGGGTGAATACGGTAAAGCTTTGAAGGCTTTGGAAATTGCCTACGAGGGAACTCAAAATTCATCCATTATCTTGGAATTGTTTGATTATAACCAAGAGATTTATAATTGGGGTTACACGGGAGCTTCCAATAAATGGGGAATGTCGTGTACTTATCCGATCAACTTGAGTGAAGATAATAATGAATTGATATACAACAAACAGGTAAGCATCCTGCCGATTACCTTATTCCTGTATCCCCCGCAAGTGTACGTGAAACCGGAATACATGGCTTTGTACTCGAAGAATGACCATCGGGCGAAGTTTTTCAGTGACAAGGATTATACCGGGGTAACTCAATGGCCTTATTCGAAGAGAGTATGTCGCTATATGTTTACCGTTTGTGGCGATCTCCCGGATTTGTACTTGATGCTGGCAGAATGTAAGGCCCGTACGGGGGACGAAACAGGAGCGAGAGCGGATTTACTGACACTGAGAGAAAAGAGGATGCCGGCAGCAGAGGCCGCTATCCCGGCAAGCGTGAATAGTAAAGAAAAATTGATTCGTTTCGTGTTGGAGGAAAGAACACGTGAATTCATGATGAGTGGAATGCGCTGGTTCGACATCCGCCGCTTGTGGAATGATCCGCTTTTCCAAGATGATAAGAAAAATTATACCCATAAAGTGGGTGAACAAACCTACACGTTGACCGAAGATCGGTTGACTTACCGGATCCCGCCTAAGGTGATGAGCTTTAACAGCGGATGGGTGGATAATAATTGA